A genomic stretch from Pseudomonas sp. MUP55 includes:
- a CDS encoding anti-sigma factor domain-containing protein, with amino-acid sequence MNYQTTALRRALAADYAIGLMPATARRRFDALLLEDAALRVELGHWQEALASLTGSVPERPVPKHIWEGIKARIEPQVLHVPEKKPFWMNFRLLAAACAVVVAVLVGVLYQRNIDTEYNATLVAANQQPALQIKAFGDHLQVEPLSLAAVEPTRALELWAIAPGGKPVSLGLVPTSGKGRIQLSKAQQALLNAPLTLAVSLEPQGGSPTGQPTGPVLYQGALASR; translated from the coding sequence ATGAACTACCAGACCACCGCCCTGCGCCGCGCCCTCGCCGCCGACTATGCAATCGGGCTGATGCCTGCCACCGCCCGTCGACGTTTCGACGCGCTGTTATTGGAAGACGCCGCCCTGCGCGTCGAACTCGGCCATTGGCAAGAGGCGCTCGCCAGCCTGACCGGCAGCGTGCCGGAGCGGCCGGTGCCGAAACATATCTGGGAAGGCATCAAGGCCCGCATCGAACCGCAGGTGCTGCATGTACCGGAGAAAAAACCGTTCTGGATGAACTTTCGATTGTTGGCGGCCGCGTGCGCAGTGGTCGTCGCGGTGTTGGTGGGCGTGCTTTATCAACGGAATATCGACACCGAGTACAACGCCACGCTGGTCGCAGCCAACCAGCAACCGGCATTGCAGATCAAGGCCTTTGGTGATCATCTGCAAGTGGAGCCGCTTTCACTGGCAGCGGTGGAGCCGACACGAGCCCTGGAATTGTGGGCCATTGCACCAGGCGGCAAACCGGTCTCCCTGGGATTGGTGCCGACCTCGGGTAAAGGCCGAATTCAGTTGAGCAAGGCGCAGCAGGCATTGCTGAACGCACCGCTGACCCTCGCCGTCAGCCTGGAGCCGCAAGGTGGCTCGCCGACCGGGCAACCGACTGGGCCGGTGCTGTACCAGGGCGCCCTGGCTTCCCGCTGA
- a CDS encoding anti-sigma factor domain-containing protein, whose product MTAIQPQMIEHKPAFWSRPRLFIGACVVVVAGIGGALYTQDTVKSAATLVTTTQQPAAQIMAHKDYLEVQPIAATAPAPDQSLELWAIPKDGTPVSLGLLPEDGKGIIGLNPRQQESISEPVELMVSSETKGGSISKQPTGPTVYQGALATR is encoded by the coding sequence ATGACTGCGATCCAACCCCAAATGATTGAGCACAAGCCTGCATTCTGGAGCCGCCCTCGCCTGTTCATCGGCGCCTGTGTCGTGGTGGTTGCCGGTATCGGTGGCGCGCTGTACACCCAGGACACCGTCAAATCCGCGGCAACACTGGTGACGACGACCCAGCAGCCCGCCGCGCAAATCATGGCGCACAAGGATTACCTGGAAGTGCAGCCGATTGCCGCCACGGCACCCGCGCCGGACCAGAGCCTGGAGCTGTGGGCAATCCCCAAAGATGGCACGCCAGTGTCCCTGGGCCTGCTGCCGGAAGACGGCAAAGGCATCATTGGCCTCAATCCGCGCCAACAGGAAAGCATCAGCGAGCCGGTGGAATTGATGGTGAGTTCAGAGACCAAAGGCGGCTCCATCAGCAAGCAACCGACAGGCCCGACCGTCTACCAGGGTGCACTGGCCACTCGCTGA
- the fdhA gene encoding formaldehyde dehydrogenase, glutathione-independent encodes MSGNRGVVYLGNGKVEVQKIDYPKMQDPRGRKIEHGVILRVVSTNICGSDQHMVRGRTTAQTGLVLGHEITGEVIEKGSDVENLKIGDLVSVPFNVACGRCRSCKEQHTGVCLTVNPARAGGAYGYVDMGDWTGGQAEYVLVPYADFNLLKLPDRDKAMEKIRDLTCLSDILPTGYHGAVTAGVGPGSTVYIAGAGPVGLAAAASARLLGAAVVIIGDVNSIRLAHAKAQGFEIVDLSTDTPLHEQIAALLGEPEVDCAVDCVGFEARGHGHDGVKAEAPATVLNSLMGVVRVAGKIGIPGLYVTEDPGAVDAAAKMGSLSIRFGLGWAKSHSFHTGQTPVMKYNRQLMQAIMWDRINIAEIVGVQVISLDDAPRGYGEFDAGVPKKFVIDPHKLFSAA; translated from the coding sequence ATGTCTGGTAATCGTGGTGTCGTGTATCTCGGCAACGGCAAGGTCGAAGTACAGAAAATCGACTATCCCAAAATGCAGGACCCGCGCGGCAGGAAGATCGAGCACGGCGTCATCCTGCGCGTGGTCTCCACCAACATCTGCGGCTCCGATCAACACATGGTGCGCGGCCGCACCACCGCCCAGACCGGCCTGGTACTGGGGCATGAAATCACCGGCGAAGTGATCGAGAAGGGCAGTGACGTCGAGAACCTGAAAATCGGCGACCTGGTTTCCGTTCCCTTCAACGTGGCCTGCGGCCGCTGCCGTTCGTGCAAGGAACAGCACACCGGCGTGTGCCTGACCGTCAACCCGGCCCGCGCCGGTGGCGCCTACGGCTACGTCGACATGGGCGACTGGACCGGCGGCCAGGCTGAATACGTGCTGGTGCCGTACGCCGACTTCAACCTGCTCAAACTGCCGGACCGCGACAAGGCCATGGAGAAAATCCGCGACCTGACCTGCCTCTCCGACATCCTGCCCACTGGCTACCACGGCGCCGTCACGGCCGGCGTTGGCCCGGGCAGCACGGTGTACATCGCCGGCGCCGGCCCGGTCGGTCTGGCGGCGGCCGCCTCCGCACGCTTGCTTGGTGCTGCGGTGGTGATCATCGGCGACGTCAACTCGATCCGCCTGGCCCACGCCAAGGCCCAGGGTTTCGAGATCGTCGACCTGTCCACCGACACCCCACTGCACGAACAAATCGCCGCATTGCTCGGCGAGCCGGAAGTGGATTGTGCGGTCGACTGCGTGGGCTTCGAAGCACGCGGCCACGGCCACGACGGCGTCAAGGCCGAAGCCCCTGCCACCGTGCTCAACTCACTGATGGGCGTGGTGCGCGTAGCCGGCAAGATCGGTATCCCAGGCCTGTACGTCACCGAAGATCCAGGTGCGGTCGATGCTGCTGCGAAAATGGGCAGCCTGAGCATTCGCTTCGGCCTGGGCTGGGCCAAATCCCATAGCTTCCACACCGGGCAAACCCCAGTGATGAAGTACAACCGCCAACTGATGCAGGCCATCATGTGGGACCGTATCAACATTGCCGAGATTGTCGGCGTGCAAGTCATCAGCCTGGATGACGCGCCACGTGGGTATGGCGAGTTCGATGCGGGTGTACCGAAGAAGTTTGTGATTGATCCGCACAAGTTGTTCAGCGCGGCGTAA
- the purU gene encoding formyltetrahydrofolate deformylase, with protein sequence MSRAPDTWILTADCPSVLGTVDAVTRYLFEQGCYVTEHHSFDDRLSGRFFIRVEFRQPDGFDEQAFRDGLATRGEAFGMIFELTAPNYRPKVVIMVSKADHCLNDLLYRQRIGQLSMDVVAVVSNHPDLKPLADWHQIPYYHFPLDPNDKPSQERQVWQVVEDTGAELVILARYMQVLSPELCRKLDGKAINIHHSLLPGFKGAKPYHQAYNKGVKLVGATAHYINNDLDEGPIIAQGVEVVDHSHYPEDLIAKGRDIEGLTLARAVGYHIERRVFLNANRTVVL encoded by the coding sequence ATGAGCCGCGCACCCGACACATGGATTTTGACCGCCGACTGCCCCAGCGTGCTCGGCACGGTGGACGCGGTCACCCGCTACCTGTTCGAGCAGGGTTGCTACGTCACCGAGCACCACTCGTTCGATGACCGTCTCTCGGGCCGGTTTTTCATCCGCGTGGAATTCCGTCAGCCGGACGGCTTTGACGAACAAGCCTTTCGCGACGGCCTGGCCACGCGTGGCGAAGCCTTTGGCATGATCTTCGAGCTGACGGCGCCGAACTACCGGCCCAAAGTGGTGATCATGGTGTCCAAGGCCGATCACTGCCTGAATGACTTGCTGTATCGCCAGCGCATCGGCCAGCTGTCGATGGACGTGGTCGCGGTGGTGTCCAACCACCCCGATTTGAAACCCCTGGCCGACTGGCACCAGATTCCCTACTACCATTTCCCGCTGGACCCCAACGACAAACCGTCCCAGGAACGCCAGGTGTGGCAAGTGGTGGAAGACACCGGCGCCGAACTGGTGATTCTTGCGCGCTATATGCAGGTGCTGTCGCCGGAGCTGTGCCGCAAGCTGGACGGCAAGGCGATCAACATTCATCACTCGTTGCTGCCGGGGTTCAAGGGCGCCAAGCCGTATCACCAGGCGTACAACAAAGGCGTGAAGCTGGTTGGCGCCACGGCGCATTACATCAACAACGATCTGGATGAAGGGCCGATCATCGCCCAGGGTGTTGAGGTGGTGGACCACAGCCATTACCCCGAGGACCTGATTGCCAAGGGGCGCGATATCGAAGGGCTGACATTGGCGCGGGCGGTGGGGTATCACATTGAACGGCGGGTGTTCTTGAATGCCAATCGGACAGTGGTGCTCTGA
- a CDS encoding sarcosine oxidase subunit gamma yields the protein MTAANVYHQRPTTGAKAESSLHHADLASLVGKGRKNAGVTVREKKLLGHLTIRGDGHDAAFAAGVHKALGIELPGALSVIVKGETSLQWLGPDEWLLIVPGGEEFAAEQNLRAALGDLHIQIVNVSGGQQILELSGPNVRDVLMKSTSYDVHPNNFPVGKAVGTVFAKSQLVIRHTAEDTWELLIRRSFSDYWWLWLQDASAEFGLSVQA from the coding sequence ATGACAGCAGCCAACGTGTACCATCAACGCCCCACCACCGGCGCCAAGGCCGAGTCGTCGCTGCACCATGCCGACCTCGCCAGCCTGGTCGGCAAGGGCCGCAAGAACGCCGGCGTAACCGTGCGTGAAAAGAAGCTCCTCGGCCACCTGACTATTCGGGGTGATGGCCACGATGCCGCGTTCGCCGCCGGCGTGCACAAGGCCCTGGGCATCGAACTGCCCGGCGCCCTGAGCGTGATCGTCAAAGGTGAAACCAGCCTGCAATGGCTCGGCCCGGACGAGTGGCTGTTGATCGTGCCAGGCGGCGAAGAGTTCGCCGCCGAACAAAACCTGCGCGCGGCGCTGGGCGACCTGCATATCCAGATCGTCAACGTCAGCGGCGGCCAGCAGATCCTCGAACTCAGCGGCCCGAACGTGCGCGATGTGCTGATGAAGTCCACCAGCTACGACGTGCACCCCAACAACTTCCCGGTGGGCAAGGCAGTGGGCACGGTGTTTGCCAAGTCGCAGTTGGTGATCCGCCACACCGCAGAAGACACCTGGGAACTGCTGATCCGTCGCAGCTTCTCGGATTACTGGTGGTTGTGGTTGCAGGACGCCTCGGCCGAGTTTGGTCTGAGCGTTCAAGCCTGA